The genomic window CTCGCGGACGTCTTTCTCCTTAACCTCTTTAAGGCTCCTCCCAAAAATCTTTGCTATCCCGCGCCTCAGCCCGAGGTCTCCGGCAGGGTAGACGTTCTTTCTGAGGCCATACGCGAGGAAGAGCTCGGCGCTCCACTTCCCTATGCCCCGGAACTCTGTGAGGTACCTGATAGCCTCATTAACGCCCCAGTCCCAGAGTTCGAGGTCGAGCTTTCCGGCAAGGTAAAGCTCCGTCAGGGACTTTATGTAAGCGGCGCGATAGCCGAGCTTGGCCCTTTTCAGCTCCTCCTCGCTCAGGGACGCTATCCTCTCCGGAGAGGGGAACGCGTGTAAATCCCCCACCTGCCTGCCCGCGAGCCTCACGAGGTTCTCTATGGTCCTCTGGGCGAACTCAAAGCTCACCTGCTGCTGGGCTACCGTCTCAACCAGCGCCTGGTAAGGGCTCGGCGCGGCAGGGACGGTCAGACCGTAGAACTCGTCAATCAGGAAGGAAAATGGGGAGTCGATTATTTCGGCGTAGAAGGAGTCCAGATTTGTGTTAAGGCCGAGGATGAAGGTCAGCTTTTCCTTCGCGGATTTTCGTTCCCTTCTGCCCCACGAGTCGGGAAAAATGAAGTTCCCTCCATCGTAGCCGGCGATACCGCTCTCAAAAGCTTGATAGAAAACACCGTCTTCGAACTTCCACGTGCCGTTGCGTATCATCTCGCCTGTGGTCTTCTTCAGGTCAATCTCAGCCATCGGTCGAGCCTAACGGGGTTCTCCCTTATATCCTTTAGGGTCGAGACGTAAAGTCTCTTACCGTCAATGGAGCGTTTGATCTGGA from Thermococcus sp. MAR1 includes these protein-coding regions:
- a CDS encoding DNA-3-methyladenine glycosylase — translated: MAEIDLKKTTGEMIRNGTWKFEDGVFYQAFESGIAGYDGGNFIFPDSWGRRERKSAKEKLTFILGLNTNLDSFYAEIIDSPFSFLIDEFYGLTVPAAPSPYQALVETVAQQQVSFEFAQRTIENLVRLAGRQVGDLHAFPSPERIASLSEEELKRAKLGYRAAYIKSLTELYLAGKLDLELWDWGVNEAIRYLTEFRGIGKWSAELFLAYGLRKNVYPAGDLGLRRGIAKIFGRSLKEVKEKDVREVIEPYGKWKGLLAFYILCYDRKTEMERKKK